A single region of the Brassica rapa cultivar Chiifu-401-42 chromosome A03, CAAS_Brap_v3.01, whole genome shotgun sequence genome encodes:
- the LOC103848293 gene encoding uncharacterized protein LOC103848293: MRVCDASDNTHWRLGGGRTRVFQDIIEQIQERSVPVNDLGPDIVLWKHNQDDYKEFFSATRTWEQIRVRREKVDWSTVVWFTQSVPRLSFITWLAIKDRLSTGERMRVWGLHQECLLCGKRNETRDHLFFACPYSYMVWLRVTGRLFGTCITPDWQDTVARIRYDRRSMLDTVLVRMVFQMTVYHIWRERNARRHGKAWIPYEKLISQIDKTMRNIISSLKYSSGDKLAGLMRRWFEVTM; this comes from the exons ATGAG GGTATGTGATGCCTCTGATAACACACATTGGAGACTTGGAGGAGGAAGGACCCGTGTCTTCCAGGATATTATTGAGCAGATTCAAGAACGATCTGTACCTGTTAATGACCTAGGTCCAGACATTGTTCTATGGAAGCATAATCAAGATGATTATAAGGAGTTTTTTTCAGCAACTAGGACTTGGGAACAAATCAGAGTCAGACGTGAGAAAGTGGATTGGAGCACTGTGGTATGGTTCACGCAGTCTGTTCCTAGATTATCTTTCATTACTTGGCTTGCAATAAAGGATCGGCTATCTACAGGAGAACGTATGAGGGTGTGGGGTTTACATCAGGAGTGCTTGCTGTGTGGGAAGAGGAATGAGACTAGAGACCATCTATTTTTTGCATGCCCTTACAGCTATATGGTTTGGCTACGAGTGACGGGAAGACTTTTTGGTACTTGTATAACACCAGATTGGCAGGATACTGTTGCAAGGATACGTTATGATCGACGGTCAATGCTGGATACAGTCCTTGTCCGAATGGTCTTTCAAATGACAGTTTACCATATTTGGAGGGAGAGGAATGCAAGGAGACATGGGAAAGCTTGGATACCTTATGAGAAGCTGATTTCTCAGATCGATAAGACTATGAGGAACATAATCTCTTCTCTGAAATATTCCTCTGGGGATAAGCTAGCAGGACTGATGAGGCGTTGGTTTGAAGTGACGATGTGA
- the LOC103848279 gene encoding uncharacterized protein LOC103848279 — protein MYSMLHTEYSKWSVIPLQERELWFRQFAQEFTWDSGLTETVRQKFNEKALDSYTKQINAWKTVWQKKKRPRYINGTVWDQLIVHWEKDDTVATSRKNSKNRKSDRGGKGMYVHNLGACSMSSKEDQLFKANDGNPVDSLQLIKEAHTNKKTGQIQDAVIRSFVDFVETQKEALLSSQPLFNDGDSTGASTNMFLLQIHEMVEKAVPKRKGGHFVG, from the exons ATGTATTCCATGCTCCATACCGAATATTCGAAGTGGAGTGTGATTCCTCTCCAAGAGAGGGAgttgtggtttcgtcagtttgcg CAAGAGTTCACTTGGGATTCCGGTCTCACGGAAACAGTCCGTCAGAAATTCAACGAAAAGGCCTTGGACTCTTATACGAAGCAGATCAACGCTTGGAAGACAGTATGGCAGAAGAAAAAGAGGCCACGGTATATCAACGGGACGGTGTGGGATCAGTTGATAGTCCATTGGGAGAAGGACGACACTGTAGCGACGTCTCGTAAGAACTCCAAGAACCGGAAGAGCGATCGTGGCGGGAAAGGTATGTATGTGCACAACCTCGGCGCTTGCTCTATGTCTTCTAAGGAGGATCAACtt TTTAAAGCAAATGACGGTAATCCTGTTGATAGTCTTCAACTTATTAAGGAGGCTCACACTAACAAGAAGACGGGTCAAATTCAGGACGCCGTGATCAGATCCTTCGTTGACTTCGTGGAAACTCAAAAAGAAGCTCTTCTATCTTCCCAGCCTCTCTTTAATGACGGCGATTCTACGGGAGCTTCAACCAACATGTTCCTATTGCAAATACATGAGATGGtcgaaaaa gcggTTCCTAAAAGGAAAGGAGGACATTTCGTTGGGTAG